A genomic stretch from Bradyrhizobium sp. 195 includes:
- the mce gene encoding methylmalonyl-CoA epimerase, with protein MLGRLNHVAIATKDAVKAARIYGAAFGAQISEAVPLPEHGVITVFATLPNTKIEFIEPLGEASPIAKFVERNPDGGIHHVCYEVVDIIASRDTLVKEGARVLGDGVPKIGAHGKPVLFLHPKDFSGALVEIEQA; from the coding sequence ATGCTGGGCCGGCTCAACCATGTCGCGATCGCGACCAAGGATGCCGTCAAGGCTGCCAGGATCTATGGCGCCGCATTTGGGGCCCAGATCTCGGAAGCCGTGCCGTTGCCCGAGCACGGCGTCATCACCGTGTTCGCCACGCTCCCCAACACCAAGATCGAGTTCATCGAGCCGCTCGGCGAGGCTTCGCCGATCGCAAAGTTCGTCGAGCGTAACCCGGACGGCGGCATCCACCACGTCTGCTACGAGGTCGTCGACATCATCGCCTCGCGCGACACGCTGGTGAAGGAGGGCGCCCGCGTGCTCGGCGACGGCGTGCCGAAGATCGGTGCCCACGGCAAGCCGGTGCTGTTCCTGCACCCGAAGGATTTTTCCGGCGCGCTGGTCGAAATCGAGCAGGCATAA
- the nuoN gene encoding NADH-quinone oxidoreductase subunit NuoN, with amino-acid sequence MSFETAGYQLAPVLPEIVLAIGAMALLMLGAYRGQGTTGTVTSLAVVLLVVVGVLEYMLPAGKHVTFGGSFIVDDFARFMKILALIGSAVTLVLSTEFLSDPSRRIFEYAILVLLSTLGMMVLISAGDLISLYLGLELMSLALYVVAASNRDNAKSTEAGLKYFVLGALSSGMLLYGASLIYGFTGTVSFAGIAAAATVSNVGLVFGLVFLLVGLCFKVSAVPFHMWTPDVYEGAPTPVTAFFASAPKVAALAVFTRVTLTAFPGIVSQWQQILVFVAIASMALGSFAAIGQSNIKRLMAYSSIGHMGFALVGLASGTVEGAQGVLMYIVIYVAMTLGSFSIILAMRRNGQAVEQISDFAGLSRTNPLLAFMFAMLLFSLAGIPPLAGFFAKWYVFVAAIKANLFTLAVIGVLTSVVGAYYYLAIVKTMYFDEPAGQVDPVRVEVKTVLAVAGLFNILFALFAGPVVSVASAAAKSLF; translated from the coding sequence ATGAGCTTTGAGACTGCAGGTTATCAACTGGCGCCGGTGCTGCCCGAGATCGTGCTCGCGATCGGGGCCATGGCGCTCCTGATGCTGGGAGCCTATCGCGGGCAGGGGACGACCGGCACAGTCACCTCGCTGGCGGTCGTGCTCCTGGTCGTGGTCGGTGTGCTCGAATACATGCTGCCCGCGGGCAAGCATGTGACCTTCGGCGGCAGCTTCATCGTCGACGACTTCGCTCGCTTCATGAAGATTCTCGCCCTGATCGGCTCGGCGGTGACGCTGGTGCTGTCGACCGAGTTCCTGTCCGACCCTTCGCGGCGGATCTTCGAGTACGCCATCCTGGTGCTGCTCTCGACGCTCGGGATGATGGTGCTGATCTCGGCCGGCGACCTGATCTCGCTCTATCTCGGCCTCGAATTGATGTCGCTGGCGCTCTACGTCGTGGCGGCCTCGAACCGCGACAACGCCAAGTCGACCGAAGCCGGTTTGAAGTATTTCGTGCTCGGCGCGCTGTCCTCGGGCATGCTGCTGTACGGCGCCTCGCTCATTTACGGCTTCACCGGCACCGTGAGCTTCGCCGGCATCGCGGCGGCCGCGACGGTCTCGAATGTCGGCCTCGTCTTTGGCCTCGTCTTCCTGCTCGTCGGCCTCTGCTTCAAGGTCTCGGCCGTGCCGTTCCACATGTGGACTCCGGACGTGTATGAAGGCGCGCCGACCCCGGTCACCGCCTTCTTTGCCTCGGCGCCGAAGGTCGCCGCGCTCGCCGTGTTCACCCGCGTCACGCTGACCGCATTCCCGGGCATCGTCTCGCAGTGGCAGCAGATCCTGGTGTTCGTGGCGATCGCCTCGATGGCGCTGGGTTCGTTCGCCGCGATCGGCCAGAGCAACATCAAGCGCCTGATGGCCTATTCCTCGATCGGTCATATGGGCTTCGCGCTGGTCGGCCTTGCCTCGGGCACGGTCGAGGGCGCGCAGGGCGTCCTGATGTACATCGTGATCTATGTCGCGATGACGCTGGGTTCGTTCTCGATCATCCTCGCGATGCGCCGCAACGGCCAGGCCGTCGAGCAGATCAGCGATTTCGCAGGTCTGTCGCGGACCAATCCGCTGCTCGCCTTCATGTTCGCGATGCTGCTGTTCTCGCTGGCCGGCATTCCGCCGCTCGCCGGCTTCTTCGCCAAATGGTACGTCTTCGTCGCCGCCATCAAGGCGAACCTGTTCACGCTCGCCGTCATCGGCGTGCTGACCAGCGTGGTCGGCGCCTACTACTACCTCGCCATCGTCAAGACGATGTATTTCGACGAGCCGGCCGGCCAGGTCGACCCGGTGCGCGTTGAGGTGAAGACGGTGCTGGCGGTCGCGGGCCTGTTCAACATCCTGTTTGCGCTGTTCGCAGGTCCGGTGGTGAGCGTCGCCTCCGCCGCCGCAAAGTCGCTGTTCTAG
- a CDS encoding NADH-quinone oxidoreductase subunit M, whose translation MTTWPILSVTTFLPLVGALIVYLSRGDDEAARRNARWIALWTTLITFAVSVILVMRFDPSNPDFQFVEKANWLATGITYHMGIDGISLPLVILTTAVMPFCIIASWKAITNRVREYMMAFLILETLMIGTFSALDLVLFYLFFEGGLIPMFLIIGVWGGPRRVYASFKFFLYTLLGSVLMLLAIMALYWNGGTTDIPTLMHTAVPRSLQTWAWLAFFASFAVKMPMWPVHTWLPDAHVEAPTAGSVVLAAILLKMGGYGFLRFSLPMFPLASHDFAPLIFTLSAIAIIYTSLVALMQEDMKKLIAYSSVAHMGFVTMGIFAGTMQGVAGGVFQMISHGIVSGALFLCVGVVYDRLHTREIAAYGGLVNRMPLYALTFMVFTMANVGLPGTSGFVGEFMTLLGTFKVSIPTAFFASFGVILSACYALWLYRKVVFGALVKPSLASMKDLTFRECLTLFPMIALTILFGVYPKPVLDMSAASVQQLVNNYNTAVTAVKAAALLQ comes from the coding sequence ATGACAACCTGGCCCATTCTTTCGGTCACGACGTTCCTGCCGCTGGTCGGCGCGCTGATCGTTTATCTCAGCCGCGGCGATGACGAGGCGGCCCGGCGCAACGCGCGCTGGATCGCGCTCTGGACCACGCTGATCACCTTCGCGGTGTCGGTGATCCTGGTCATGCGCTTCGACCCCAGCAATCCCGACTTCCAGTTCGTCGAGAAGGCGAACTGGCTCGCCACCGGCATCACCTACCACATGGGTATCGACGGCATTTCGCTGCCGTTGGTGATCCTCACCACCGCGGTGATGCCGTTCTGCATCATCGCGAGCTGGAAGGCGATCACCAACCGCGTCCGCGAATACATGATGGCGTTCCTGATCCTGGAAACGCTGATGATCGGCACCTTCTCGGCGCTCGATCTCGTGCTGTTCTACCTGTTCTTCGAGGGCGGCCTGATCCCGATGTTCCTGATCATCGGCGTCTGGGGCGGTCCGCGCCGGGTCTACGCGTCGTTCAAGTTCTTTCTCTACACGCTGCTCGGCTCGGTCCTGATGCTGCTCGCCATCATGGCGCTGTACTGGAACGGCGGCACCACCGACATCCCGACCCTGATGCACACCGCCGTGCCGCGGTCGTTGCAGACCTGGGCGTGGCTCGCCTTCTTCGCTTCGTTTGCGGTGAAGATGCCGATGTGGCCGGTGCACACCTGGCTTCCGGACGCGCACGTCGAGGCGCCGACCGCGGGCTCGGTGGTCTTGGCCGCGATCCTGCTGAAGATGGGCGGCTACGGCTTCCTGCGCTTCTCGCTGCCGATGTTCCCGCTGGCCTCGCACGACTTCGCGCCGCTGATCTTCACGCTCTCGGCCATCGCCATCATCTACACCTCGCTGGTGGCCTTGATGCAGGAGGACATGAAGAAGCTGATCGCGTACTCGTCCGTCGCGCATATGGGCTTCGTCACCATGGGCATCTTCGCCGGCACCATGCAGGGCGTCGCCGGCGGCGTGTTCCAGATGATCTCGCACGGCATCGTCTCCGGCGCGCTGTTCCTCTGCGTCGGCGTCGTCTACGACCGTCTGCACACCCGCGAGATCGCGGCCTATGGCGGCCTCGTCAACCGGATGCCGCTCTACGCGCTGACCTTCATGGTCTTCACCATGGCCAATGTCGGTCTGCCCGGCACGAGCGGCTTCGTCGGCGAGTTCATGACGCTGCTCGGCACCTTCAAGGTCTCGATCCCGACGGCGTTCTTCGCCAGCTTCGGCGTGATCCTGTCGGCGTGCTACGCGCTGTGGCTCTACCGCAAGGTCGTGTTCGGGGCGCTGGTCAAGCCGTCGCTGGCGAGCATGAAGGATCTCACCTTCCGGGAGTGCCTGACGCTGTTCCCGATGATCGCGCTGACGATCCTGTTCGGCGTCTATCCGAAGCCGGTGCTCGACATGTCGGCCGCCTCGGTCCAGCAACTCGTCAACAATTACAACACCGCTGTGACGGCCGTGAAGGCCGCCGCACTGCTCCAGTGA
- a CDS encoding biotin--[acetyl-CoA-carboxylase] ligase, whose protein sequence is MAFALGPRASAAGYKLAAFERIGSTNTEAIEQARAGERGPIWFVTSEQTAGRGRRQRAWIAPRGNLAASILEVMDVVPAVAATLGFAAGLAEEAALEKVSLEAALRLGEGRPRYALKWPNDVLAGGKKLVGIALEAEAIGDRLAVVAGMGTNVVAAPEGTPTPAVSLAALGVQISAEELFSALSDAWVEFRGIWDNGRGFAEIRKLWLERAAGLGEKVAIHTGTTTLEGIFDTIDDTGCLIVRTAEGRLVPVAAGEVFFGPVASVGAA, encoded by the coding sequence ATGGCTTTCGCGCTCGGTCCTCGCGCATCGGCCGCGGGCTACAAGCTCGCAGCGTTCGAACGGATCGGCTCGACCAATACCGAGGCGATCGAGCAGGCGAGGGCCGGCGAGCGCGGCCCAATCTGGTTCGTCACGTCGGAACAGACCGCCGGCCGCGGCCGCCGTCAGCGCGCCTGGATCGCGCCGCGCGGCAATCTCGCCGCGAGCATCCTCGAAGTCATGGACGTCGTTCCCGCCGTCGCCGCCACGCTCGGCTTTGCCGCCGGGCTCGCCGAAGAGGCGGCGCTGGAGAAGGTCAGCCTCGAGGCCGCGCTGCGCCTCGGCGAGGGCCGTCCCCGCTACGCCCTGAAATGGCCCAATGACGTGCTCGCCGGCGGCAAGAAGCTGGTCGGCATTGCGCTCGAAGCCGAGGCCATCGGGGATCGCCTCGCTGTGGTGGCGGGCATGGGCACCAACGTCGTCGCTGCACCAGAGGGCACGCCGACGCCCGCCGTGTCCTTGGCCGCGCTTGGCGTCCAGATCAGTGCGGAAGAGCTATTCTCGGCGCTCTCCGACGCCTGGGTCGAGTTCCGCGGCATCTGGGACAATGGCCGCGGCTTTGCCGAGATCCGCAAGCTGTGGCTGGAGCGCGCCGCCGGTCTCGGCGAGAAGGTCGCGATCCACACGGGAACGACGACGCTGGAAGGCATTTTTGACACCATCGACGACACCGGCTGCCTGATCGTCCGCACCGCGGAGGGCCGCCTTGTGCCGGTGGCTGCGGGCGAGGTGTTCTTCGGCCCGGTCGCCTCCGTGGGAGCTGCGTGA
- a CDS encoding ribonuclease J, translating to MAKPEELVFAPLGGVGEIGMNLSIYGLGNRQQRAWLAVDLGVSFGDEEHLPGIDLIMPDISFLEKERKNLMGLVLTHAHEDHFGAIIDLWPKLKCPIYATQFSAALFEAKCAAERNAPKIPVTVVPSGGRIDVGPFNVEFIPVAHSIPEAHALAIHTSAGTVLHTGDWKIDPTPTLGRPTDEKRLRELGDEGLLALIGDSTNAVRDGRSPSEAEVARTIIDLVKSAKGRVAVTTFASNVARIKAVAAAARAADREVVVVGRAMERVVQVARETGYLDGVQNFRSPDIYGHLPQDKVLALCTGSQGEPRAALARIANDDHPEITLNRGDSVIFSSRTIPGNEKAVGSIINNLVLQGVEIITDRDALVHVSGHPRRDELRDLIAWTRPQLLIPVHGEALHLHEHAKLARAAGVPRVLVCRNGDLVKLGPGDPGIIGEVPSGRLYKDGTILEDSKSRAVVERRRMAFSGCAFVAIAMTEQGELADDPEVDLVGIPEKNRAGEPFDDIVFDAVMSTIEGLPKARRRDADALAESVRRAVRAVINEHWGKKPPCLVHVLTV from the coding sequence ATGGCGAAGCCCGAGGAACTGGTATTTGCGCCGCTCGGCGGCGTTGGCGAGATCGGCATGAACCTGTCGATCTACGGCCTCGGCAACCGCCAGCAGCGCGCCTGGCTCGCGGTCGATCTCGGCGTTTCCTTCGGCGACGAGGAGCATCTGCCGGGTATCGACCTGATCATGCCCGACATCAGCTTCCTGGAGAAGGAACGCAAGAACCTGATGGGCCTGGTGCTGACCCACGCCCATGAGGACCATTTCGGCGCCATCATCGATCTGTGGCCGAAGCTGAAATGCCCGATCTATGCGACGCAGTTCAGCGCCGCGTTGTTCGAGGCCAAATGCGCCGCCGAGCGCAACGCGCCGAAGATCCCGGTGACGGTGGTGCCGTCGGGCGGGCGTATCGATGTCGGCCCGTTCAATGTCGAATTCATCCCGGTCGCACATTCGATTCCCGAGGCGCACGCGCTGGCGATCCACACCTCGGCCGGCACGGTGCTGCACACCGGCGACTGGAAGATCGACCCGACCCCGACCCTGGGACGTCCGACCGACGAGAAGCGGCTGCGCGAGCTGGGCGATGAGGGGCTTCTCGCCCTGATCGGCGATTCCACCAACGCGGTGCGCGACGGCCGCTCGCCCTCGGAAGCCGAGGTCGCCCGGACCATCATCGACCTCGTGAAATCGGCCAAGGGCCGCGTCGCGGTGACGACCTTCGCCTCCAACGTCGCCCGCATCAAGGCTGTGGCCGCCGCTGCGAGAGCCGCCGACCGCGAGGTCGTCGTGGTCGGCCGCGCCATGGAGCGCGTGGTTCAGGTGGCGCGCGAGACCGGCTATCTCGACGGCGTGCAGAATTTCCGCTCGCCCGACATCTACGGCCACCTGCCGCAGGACAAGGTGCTGGCGCTCTGCACCGGCAGCCAGGGCGAGCCGCGCGCCGCGCTGGCGCGCATCGCCAATGACGACCACCCCGAGATCACGCTCAATCGCGGCGACAGCGTCATCTTCTCCTCGCGCACCATTCCGGGCAACGAGAAGGCGGTCGGCTCGATCATCAACAATCTGGTGCTCCAGGGCGTCGAGATCATCACCGACCGCGATGCTCTGGTTCACGTCTCCGGCCATCCCCGCCGCGACGAATTGCGCGACCTGATCGCCTGGACCAGGCCACAGCTCTTGATCCCCGTCCATGGCGAGGCCCTGCATCTGCACGAGCACGCCAAGCTGGCGCGCGCTGCCGGCGTGCCGCGCGTGCTGGTCTGCCGCAACGGCGATCTCGTCAAGCTTGGCCCCGGCGATCCCGGCATTATTGGCGAGGTGCCCTCGGGCCGTCTCTACAAGGACGGCACGATCCTGGAGGATTCCAAGTCGCGCGCCGTGGTCGAGCGGCGGCGGATGGCCTTCTCCGGCTGCGCCTTCGTCGCCATCGCCATGACGGAGCAGGGAGAGCTCGCCGACGATCCCGAGGTCGATCTGGTCGGCATTCCCGAGAAGAACCGGGCAGGCGAGCCCTTCGACGACATCGTCTTCGATGCCGTGATGTCGACGATCGAGGGACTGCCGAAGGCGCGCCGCCGCGATGCGGACGCTCTCGCCGAGTCGGTGCGACGCGCTGTCCGGGCCGTCATCAACGAACATTGGGGCAAGAAGCCCCCCTGTCTGGTACATGTACTGACAGTCTAA
- a CDS encoding GlsB/YeaQ/YmgE family stress response membrane protein: MSLLWTIIIGFLAGVIAKFIMPGDNEPSGFILTTILGIVGAFVASYLGQALGWYRPGEGAGLIGAVVGAIVVLFVYGLVAGRQRRAI; the protein is encoded by the coding sequence ATGAGCCTTCTTTGGACCATCATCATCGGCTTTCTCGCCGGCGTGATCGCCAAATTCATCATGCCGGGCGACAATGAACCGTCCGGCTTCATCCTGACGACCATTCTCGGCATCGTCGGCGCCTTCGTTGCTTCCTACCTCGGGCAAGCGCTGGGCTGGTATCGCCCTGGCGAAGGGGCCGGCCTGATCGGTGCCGTGGTCGGCGCGATCGTCGTGCTGTTCGTCTACGGTCTCGTCGCCGGCCGGCAACGCCGCGCGATCTAG
- a CDS encoding YidB family protein produces MSRGMPSMTALLAMLAIAGYQNRDKLAELLKGAGAGSSAGGQQPPGGVLGNLGGMLGAGGIGGLLNGGIGELLERFNQNGQGEIADSWVKPGPNKEISSPELKQAIGSDVLEKLAQQTGLSQDEIVTRLSRELPTAIDKYTPDGRLPNA; encoded by the coding sequence ATGAGCCGCGGAATGCCCTCCATGACTGCCCTTTTGGCGATGCTGGCCATCGCCGGATATCAGAACCGCGATAAACTGGCAGAGCTGCTGAAAGGCGCGGGCGCCGGCTCGTCCGCTGGCGGCCAGCAGCCGCCTGGAGGCGTGCTCGGCAATCTCGGCGGCATGCTCGGCGCGGGCGGAATCGGTGGCCTGCTCAATGGCGGAATTGGCGAGCTCCTGGAGCGGTTTAACCAGAATGGGCAGGGCGAGATTGCCGATTCATGGGTGAAGCCTGGCCCCAATAAGGAAATATCTTCGCCGGAGCTCAAGCAAGCCATCGGCAGCGATGTCCTCGAGAAGCTCGCCCAGCAGACCGGGCTTTCTCAAGACGAGATCGTCACACGTCTATCCCGTGAGCTTCCTACTGCCATCGACAAATACACGCCGGATGGACGTCTGCCCAACGCCTAG
- a CDS encoding DUF1467 family protein → MAIQISTAIAIYFVIWWVALFVTLPFGVRSQHEDGVGAPGTDPGAPILTRMGGKLIWTTIISAIIYGLGLAAYHAGYLSIERLSKMMGMPF, encoded by the coding sequence ATGGCCATCCAGATATCGACCGCGATTGCGATCTACTTTGTCATCTGGTGGGTCGCGCTGTTCGTGACGCTGCCGTTCGGCGTGCGCAGCCAGCACGAGGACGGCGTCGGCGCGCCCGGCACCGACCCCGGCGCCCCGATCCTGACCCGGATGGGCGGCAAGCTGATCTGGACCACGATCATCTCGGCGATCATCTATGGCCTGGGCCTCGCCGCCTATCACGCCGGCTATCTCTCGATCGAGCGCCTGTCGAAGATGATGGGCATGCCGTTCTGA